One Cyprinus carpio isolate SPL01 chromosome A16, ASM1834038v1, whole genome shotgun sequence genomic region harbors:
- the LOC109104744 gene encoding vascular endothelial growth factor receptor 3-like: MKRGADIFTIGKRTRSQTQKPRSFKMRGYIFITIVAVSFLQTSTASLEVNGPSEPILEGQDVTLECVVTESELNMSTVHFERYSKYMKRWYRLESDQIYFYRRCFLYDVDVRREEGRLLLFIASIQSWSEGPYRCVSENSSAADNSSQPFTIPVHYMREVAVHRAGLGYLTRYLNLVQDLKVRLGDNVELECSTSASEAPEYFWAKEGEDWLLPSNKLKLENVREQDGGRFTCSAQSPTVNSLMKKRTISITVLPEDAAWYETTTGRISLMVSGAVFVLLVVVISMTAYLCRRAKQRKSKGPIDDRSLKKPIYRTSVESLPSTASDKQPLV; this comes from the exons ATGAAGCGAGGGGCTGACATTTTTACAATTGGCAAAAG AACTCGCTCTCAAACGCAGAAGCCAAGATCCTTCAAAATGAGAGGCTATATTTTCATCACAATCGTGGCGGTCAGCTTTCTCCAAACATCTACAG CTTCTTTGGAGGTAAACGGCCCATCTGAGCCGATTCTGGAAGGACAGGATGTGACACTGGAGTGTGTGGTTACAGAATCCGAGTTGAACATGAGCACAGTGCACTTTGAGAGGTACTCCAAG TACATGAAGAGGTGGTATCGGCTAGAGTCAGATCAGATTTATTTCTACCGCCGGTGTTTTCTGTATGACGTGGATGTGAGAAGGGAGGAAGGCAGACTGCTCCTCTTCATCGCCAGCATCCAGTCCTGGTCTGAGGGTCCATACCGCTGCGTCTCTGAGAACAGTTCTGCAGCAGACAACTCCTCCCAACCCTTCACCATCCCCGTACACT aTATGCGGGAGGTGGCTGTGCACAGGGCTGGTTTGGGATACTTAACACGTTATTTAAACTTGGTGCAGGACCTCAAAGTACGATTAGGAGATAATGTGGAGCTGGAATGTTCTACTTCAGCTTCTGAGGCACCTGAGTACTTCTGGGCTAAAGAG GGAGAGGACTGGCTTTTGCCTTCCAATAAGCTGAAGTTGGAGAATGTGAGGGAACAGGATGGAGGGAGATTCACCTGTTCAGCTCAGTCTCCTACTGTGAATTCCCTCATGAAGAAACGTACAATCAGCATCACTGTTCTACCAG AGGATGCAGCATGGTATGAGACAACGACCGGTCGCATTTCTCTAATGGTATCTGGAGCAGTTTTTGTCCTTCTGGTGGTTGTGATATCCATGACCGCTTACCTCTGCCGCCGAGCCAAACAGAGGAAGAGTAAGGGACCCAT TGATGACCGTTCCCTGAAGAAGCCCATCTACAGAACCAGTGTGGAGTCCCTGCCCTCCACCGCTTCTGACAAGCAGCCGCTGGTGTAA